A stretch of Proteiniborus sp. DW1 DNA encodes these proteins:
- the glmS gene encoding glutamine--fructose-6-phosphate transaminase (isomerizing), which yields MCGIMGYIGAKKASPILIEGLEKLEYRGYDSAGVAILDEGKIQVRKFKGKLSILKLDVEENPIEGNMGIGHTRWATHGEPSDVNSHPHKSSDGKIVVVHNGIIENYMEIKEELKSFGYKFLSDTDTEVIAHLLEYYYNGDILEAVKKAINKIEGAYGLGIIHADNPDMLIAVKKDSPLIVGIGEGENFIASDIPAVLKYTRKVYILENHEMAIVKKDSISLMKTDGTPITKEVFNVTWDVEAAEKGGYEHFMLKEIYEQPKAIRDTLLPRLSNGVDIKMDSINISKEYMKNLRRIYIVACGTAYHAGLIGKDILERYVRIPTIVDIASEFRYGYPFIDQNTLVIVVSQSGETADTLAALRLSKEKGARALAITNVVGSSIARESDDVLYTWAGPEIAVASTKAYTTQILALTLLALDMATKNESIAHEDKECIIENLTHLPSKVEEILSNVENINSIAEEIYRSQSMFYIGRGIDYDVAREGSLKLKEISYIHSEAIAAGELKHGTLALIEEGTPVIALVTQDRLYDKTLSNIKEVKARGAYVIAIAKEGNSEIQKSADKVIYIPDVIDEITPVPSIVPLQLLSYYVAYKRGCDIDKPKNLAKSVTVE from the coding sequence ATGTGTGGAATAATGGGATATATAGGAGCTAAAAAAGCTTCACCAATATTAATTGAGGGATTAGAAAAACTAGAATATAGAGGATATGATTCTGCAGGAGTTGCAATATTAGACGAAGGGAAGATTCAAGTTAGAAAGTTCAAAGGGAAGCTGTCTATATTAAAATTAGATGTAGAAGAAAATCCAATAGAAGGTAACATGGGAATAGGGCATACTAGATGGGCAACCCATGGAGAGCCCTCTGATGTAAACTCTCATCCACATAAAAGCAGTGATGGTAAAATAGTAGTAGTTCATAATGGAATAATCGAAAACTATATGGAGATAAAAGAAGAGCTTAAGAGTTTTGGATACAAATTTTTATCTGATACCGATACAGAGGTAATTGCACACTTATTAGAATATTATTATAATGGAGATATTTTAGAAGCAGTAAAAAAAGCAATAAATAAGATTGAGGGAGCATATGGACTAGGAATAATCCATGCAGATAATCCAGATATGCTTATAGCTGTAAAAAAAGATAGTCCACTAATAGTAGGTATAGGAGAGGGAGAGAATTTTATAGCTTCAGATATACCAGCTGTTTTGAAATATACAAGAAAAGTATATATACTTGAAAACCATGAAATGGCCATAGTAAAGAAAGATAGTATAAGCTTAATGAAAACAGATGGTACTCCAATAACTAAAGAAGTATTCAATGTAACATGGGATGTAGAAGCAGCAGAAAAAGGCGGATATGAACATTTTATGCTAAAAGAAATTTATGAACAGCCAAAGGCTATTAGGGACACATTATTACCTAGACTAAGTAACGGTGTAGATATTAAGATGGATTCTATAAACATATCAAAGGAGTATATGAAAAACCTCAGAAGAATTTATATAGTAGCTTGTGGAACTGCATATCATGCTGGACTTATTGGAAAAGACATTTTAGAAAGATATGTAAGGATTCCAACAATAGTAGATATAGCATCAGAATTTAGATATGGATACCCATTTATAGACCAAAACACACTAGTCATAGTAGTAAGCCAATCTGGAGAGACAGCAGATACATTAGCTGCATTAAGACTATCTAAAGAAAAAGGAGCTAGGGCTTTAGCTATAACTAATGTAGTAGGTAGCTCTATTGCTAGAGAATCAGACGATGTACTATATACATGGGCAGGACCTGAGATAGCTGTAGCATCTACAAAAGCTTACACTACACAGATATTAGCATTGACCTTATTAGCCTTAGATATGGCTACAAAAAATGAAAGTATAGCCCATGAAGATAAAGAGTGTATTATAGAGAATTTAACACACCTCCCTAGTAAAGTTGAAGAGATATTGTCTAATGTAGAGAATATAAATAGCATAGCTGAAGAAATATATAGATCACAAAGCATGTTTTATATTGGTAGAGGTATTGATTATGATGTAGCTAGGGAAGGTTCACTTAAGCTAAAGGAAATATCCTATATACATTCAGAAGCAATCGCAGCAGGAGAATTAAAGCATGGTACACTAGCATTAATAGAAGAAGGGACTCCAGTCATAGCACTAGTTACACAAGATAGGTTATATGATAAGACCTTAAGTAATATAAAAGAAGTAAAAGCAAGAGGAGCATATGTCATAGCAATAGCGAAAGAAGGGAATAGTGAAATACAAAAATCTGCTGATAAAGTTATCTATATTCCAGATGTAATAGATGAAATCACACCAGTCCCAAGTATAGTCCCATTGCAGCTATTGTCATATTATGTAGCATATAAAAGAGGATGCGATATAGATAAGCCAAAAAATCTTGCAAAAAGTGTAACAGTTGAGTAA
- a CDS encoding LemA family protein, producing the protein MISNFIAIIATVAIIVLWLISIQRKLVVIDENISNAMTQIGVQLSSRFDVLMALLDLTKGYAKRESETLIEIIKSRRNVITAKSTPDDVLRQEGIISEALDRISMITEQYPELKTNQTYIEAMDAVQTFENMVRTSRLIYNDSVTKLNREIRKFPVSMIAGMLGFRQRDYLEEDIIDMK; encoded by the coding sequence ATGATATCAAATTTCATCGCGATCATTGCAACTGTAGCTATCATTGTTCTATGGTTGATCTCTATACAGCGAAAGCTGGTGGTGATTGATGAGAATATCAGCAATGCTATGACTCAAATTGGTGTGCAGCTGTCAAGTCGTTTTGATGTCTTGATGGCTCTTTTGGATTTGACAAAGGGTTATGCCAAGCGTGAAAGCGAAACATTGATTGAAATCATCAAATCTAGAAGGAACGTGATTACAGCAAAATCAACACCTGATGATGTGCTGCGCCAGGAGGGGATTATTTCCGAAGCCTTGGATAGGATTTCCATGATAACGGAGCAGTACCCCGAATTAAAGACAAACCAAACCTACATCGAAGCCATGGATGCAGTGCAAACCTTTGAAAACATGGTGCGCACTAGCCGCCTTATTTACAATGACAGTGTGACTAAGCTAAACCGTGAAATCCGAAAGTTTCCGGTATCCATGATTGCTGGAATGTTAGGTTTCAGACAGAGAGACTATTTGGAGGAAGATATAATAGACATGAAATAA
- a CDS encoding GHKL domain-containing protein translates to MIVTVIGLIRFGFSLLFGVVISVLLSGIKSTRKNKFIISFICIYFLFVQFVSWWILGLDLTSKLYPLIIHLPMIVILSLYFKCPWHISAISVLTGYLCCQVPRWIGFLAGAAFDSKIADHVFYIITVFLAYYLLKRYVVKSVRQLMIKSPKSCLLLGGVPLFYYIFDYVTAIYTNVLYSGAEWAVQFMPSTISVFYFVFVILYYIETQKQADFQRERDMLDTQLRQAKTELESLRQIQQYGVAYRHDMRHHLALLQGLASKGLIDEIKEYLKTAQSDMDAITPMRFCENETVNLIISSFAAKAKQWEITLTVDVKLPNLLTFTDTELCSLLSNALENAIHACQNIADISKRYIKLRMYSKNSKLCIDIRNSYQTEPVFHQGLPVSNEQGHGYGTKSMAHIVEKHGGIYQFSIKDGLFIFQATA, encoded by the coding sequence ATGATAGTAACTGTTATTGGACTAATACGTTTTGGATTTTCTCTGCTCTTTGGAGTGGTGATATCGGTTCTTTTATCAGGAATAAAATCTACACGAAAGAACAAGTTTATCATTAGCTTCATCTGTATATATTTTCTTTTTGTTCAGTTCGTCAGCTGGTGGATTTTAGGCTTGGATTTGACATCAAAATTATATCCATTAATCATCCATCTTCCGATGATAGTTATTTTATCCCTATATTTTAAATGCCCATGGCACATATCTGCTATTAGCGTACTTACCGGTTATCTATGCTGTCAAGTGCCACGCTGGATAGGCTTCCTTGCTGGAGCAGCTTTTGACAGCAAAATCGCAGACCACGTTTTTTATATTATCACTGTATTTCTGGCTTATTATCTCCTGAAAAGATATGTAGTCAAATCTGTTCGACAGCTTATGATTAAATCTCCAAAATCCTGCCTACTGTTAGGTGGTGTACCACTTTTTTACTATATTTTCGATTACGTTACTGCCATCTATACTAATGTGTTATACAGCGGCGCAGAATGGGCGGTGCAGTTCATGCCCTCTACAATATCTGTTTTCTATTTTGTGTTTGTCATCCTTTATTACATTGAAACTCAAAAACAGGCTGATTTTCAAAGAGAGAGGGACATGTTGGATACGCAGCTTAGGCAAGCAAAAACAGAACTTGAATCATTACGACAGATTCAACAGTATGGTGTAGCCTATAGACACGATATGCGCCATCATCTTGCTCTTTTACAAGGACTTGCCTCTAAAGGGCTTATAGATGAAATCAAGGAATATCTGAAAACCGCTCAGTCTGACATGGATGCCATCACACCCATGCGCTTTTGCGAAAATGAAACTGTAAATCTGATTATATCCTCTTTCGCTGCCAAAGCAAAGCAGTGGGAAATCACTTTAACTGTAGACGTGAAGCTACCTAACTTGCTGACCTTCACAGACACCGAACTTTGTTCATTATTGTCGAACGCTTTGGAAAACGCCATACATGCCTGCCAAAATATAGCCGACATCAGTAAGCGCTATATCAAGCTTCGTATGTATTCAAAAAATAGCAAGCTTTGCATTGACATTCGCAACAGCTACCAGACAGAGCCCGTATTCCATCAGGGGCTTCCTGTATCAAATGAACAGGGGCATGGCTACGGCACCAAAAGTATGGCTCATATCGTGGAAAAACACGGTGGCATATACCAATTTTCAATCAAGGACGGATTGTTTATATTTCAGGCCACTGCATAA
- the rpsI gene encoding 30S ribosomal protein S9, which translates to MAKVQYYGTGRRKKSIARVRLVPGSGNITINKRDLEEYFDYDTLKVLVKEPLTITDTLDKYDVLVTVNGGGFTGQAGAIRHGISRALTKADDELRPILKKAGFLTRDPRMKERKKYGLKKARRASQFSKR; encoded by the coding sequence ATGGCTAAGGTTCAATACTACGGTACAGGTAGAAGGAAAAAATCAATAGCAAGAGTAAGATTAGTTCCAGGAAGTGGGAACATAACTATAAATAAAAGAGATCTAGAAGAATACTTTGATTATGATACATTAAAAGTATTAGTTAAAGAGCCCCTTACTATAACAGATACATTAGATAAATATGATGTATTAGTTACAGTAAATGGTGGTGGATTTACTGGTCAAGCAGGAGCAATAAGACACGGAATATCTAGAGCTCTAACTAAGGCTGATGACGAGCTAAGACCAATACTTAAAAAAGCTGGCTTCTTAACAAGAGACCCAAGAATGAAAGAAAGAAAGAAATATGGTCTTAAGAAAGCTAGAAGAGCATCACAATTTTCAAAGAGATAA